In Carya illinoinensis cultivar Pawnee chromosome 7, C.illinoinensisPawnee_v1, whole genome shotgun sequence, the following are encoded in one genomic region:
- the LOC122315543 gene encoding elongator complex protein 4-like translates to MLSFIRSLRSMIRSSNAVAVVTFPPSLLLPSVSKRWQHMADTLLSVRAIPDEDKEFANLLTGYQDMVGLLNVHKVARVNTQGPVILDATTFSIKLQKRRFLVLECLNQAPIDGASGNSYGTSASCSSSSKTRTHLDF, encoded by the exons ATGCTTTCTTTTATCAGATCTCTGAGAAGCATGATCCGGTCTTCTAATGCAGTTGCTGTTGTGACATTTCCACCTTCCCTTCTTTTGCCATCAGTCTCTAAACGATGGCAGCACATGGCAGACACTTTGCTATCTGTCAGAGCAATCCCAG ACGAGGACAAGGAATTCGCAAACCTCCTCACTGGTTATCAAGACATGGTCGGTCTTTTGAATGTACACAAAGTAGCCCGCGTTAATACACAG GGCCCTGTGATTCTTGACGCAACAACATTCTCGATAAAGTTGCAAAAGCGGAGGTTCTTAGTTTTAGAATGTTTGAATCAAGCCCCAATTGACGGTGCATCTGGGAACTCATATGGCACTTCTGCAAGTTGTTCCTCGTCTTCAAAGACTAGGACCCACCTTGATTTCTAG